GTGAGCTTGAAGGGCAACGCGTCGGCCTGCTGGATTCGCCGCAGCCTCTGGCGCTCTCGAGAGCGATCGGCCTCGGCCCTCAACACGTCCGCAACCGGCGCTCCCAACGCTTCCGCCGCAACGAGGGCGCGAGCCAGCGCCGCGCCCTCCTGGGCCTGCAAACGCAGGCATGCCGCATCAAGCTCTGCCAGGAAATCCGCGCCAAGCTGGGCTCGCTCGACGGCTTGACGGACCGCGCGCGAAAGCGCGCCGGACCCTGCTGCCGCCGCCTGGGCCAGCGCTTCCCGTGGCGACAGACCTCCAGCGGCAAGGCAGGCCGCAAGGTCGAGTA
This window of the Clostridia bacterium genome carries:
- a CDS encoding type II secretion system F family protein, coding for MTAVGVAVAAAAAALVLGRFLIPASERLSERKHRWRDLLLRTHDGTTWPGPMLVAAAVIMGASGRFVPAAVTLLLPWAAGRVSARVVKERLRRSAEDEAPDVLDLAACLAAGGLSPREALAQAAAAGSGALSRAVRQAVERAQLGADFLAELDAACLRLQAQEGAALARALVAAEALGAPVADVLRAEADRSRERQRLRRIQQADALPFKLT